The region CCTGGTCTTCGAGCCGGTAGTGCTCGGCCGTCCCGGCGCCCCGTTCGCCCAGTACGCCAAAACCGTGGGCGTCATCAACCAGGATGTCGGCCTCATACTGCTCGGACAGACGGACCAGTTCCGGCAGCTCGACAATGTCGCCGTCCATGGAGAAGACCCCGTCTGTGACAATGAGTTTTCCAGCGTTGCCCTGGCTCTGGGCCAGCTGCTGCTCCAAGATACTCAAATCCTCGTGTGGATAGCGACACACCGTTCCGTAGGCCAGGCGGGCACTGTCAACCAGGCTCGCGTGGTTGAGCTTATCGAGGTACAAATAGTCGCCGCGTCCGATCAGGCCGGCCACCACACCCAGGTTGGTCTGGTAGCCGGTGCTGAACACCAGGGCGGCTTCTTTGTTGAGGAAGCGGGCCAAACGGTCCTCGAGTTGTTCGTGCAGGTCAAGCGTACCGTTCAGAAAACGGCTGCCAGTACAGCCACTCCCGTAGCGCTGCAAGGTCTCGGCCGCCGCTTCAATAACCTTGGGGTGATGGGTCAGCCCCAGGTAGTTGTTCGAACCCATCATGATCATGGATTCGCCATTGACCCTTACCTGTGTCCCATCAGAAGCTTCAATAGGGATGAAGAAAGGATAATATCCCCCGGCTTGCGCCTCCCGGGCCCGTGTAAAGCGAGCGCATTTGTCCAATAGTTTCATCCAGCCCCCCTCTCTCCGGTCACAGGCTCAAGATTTCCAACAGGGAGCCATATCGGACGGCTTCGCCCCTTCCCTCGATTCATATTTTCTCCTACAGCCAGCCCTGTTCTCGATACCACGCGGCTGTACGCGTCAAGCCTTCAGACAGTGGTATGCGGGCTTCAAAACACAAGTCCTGTCGGGCTGCTGCGGTTTCACACAACCATCCAGGGGCCAGCAACTCCTGAACTTTATCCCGATTAAAAATCGTCGTCCGCCCCATCATCGCCGCGCCCAACTCGCTGCAGCCAGCGGCCAGTCGCACCAGCCAGTGGGGTACACGCACCGTGCGGACCCGCCGCCCGAGCGCGTGGGCAAGCCCGGTCACAATATCCCCCCGCGAGTAGGACCGCGCTTCGGCAATATGATAGATTCCCGCCACCTTGGCAAGGGTTGCAGCTCGACTAAAGGCGTCGACCAGATCGTGGACATGGACGAACTGAAGGAGCCCCTCGGCTCCTTTGGGCATGAGAAAGATCCCCTGCATAGCCAGTTGAAACAGCAGAAAAAAGTCGCGGTCGCGCGGCCCGTACACCACCGGCGCACGTAGAATCACGACCTCGGTCTCCTCCATCAGCGAGCGGCAGGCCAGTTCTCCGGCCAATTTGCTGCGCCCGTAGGCCGTCAATGGCCGGGGCGGATCGTCCACACACACCGGTTGGCCGTTGCGGGCCGGGCCAACCGCAGCCAGAGAGCTGAGATAGACAAACCGGCGCGGACGTGACGGAGCGGCCCGGATCGCCGCAACCAGCGCCCATGTTCCCTGGCCATTGACCCGCTCATAGACGGCCTCAGGGCGGGCTTTCGTGACCGCCGCGACATGCAAGACCACA is a window of Desulfurellaceae bacterium DNA encoding:
- a CDS encoding pyridoxal phosphate-dependent aminotransferase family protein, with product MKLLDKCARFTRAREAQAGGYYPFFIPIEASDGTQVRVNGESMIMMGSNNYLGLTHHPKVIEAAAETLQRYGSGCTGSRFLNGTLDLHEQLEDRLARFLNKEAALVFSTGYQTNLGVVAGLIGRGDYLYLDKLNHASLVDSARLAYGTVCRYPHEDLSILEQQLAQSQGNAGKLIVTDGVFSMDGDIVELPELVRLSEQYEADILVDDAHGFGVLGERGAGTAEHYRLEDQVMLIVATFSKSLASIGGVVAGPEPVIHYLKHHARSLIFSASMPPASVATVLAALDVIEAEPERRTALWRNTRRMQDGLKSLGYNIGVSETPIIPVVTGQPIETWLLWKSLYDGGIFTNPVIPPAVPDHSCRVRISMMATHTDEQIDFVLDAFERGRHHLGIRSQVAV
- a CDS encoding NAD-dependent epimerase/dehydratase family protein gives rise to the protein MRQTQRTAPAPGSRVLVTGGTGFVGSHLLETLAPQPFQLRALVRKAEDVAQLEARGVECIRGDLCDPAALTRAVADVDVVLHVAAVTKARPEAVYERVNGQGTWALVAAIRAAPSRPRRFVYLSSLAAVGPARNGQPVCVDDPPRPLTAYGRSKLAGELACRSLMEETEVVILRAPVVYGPRDRDFFLLFQLAMQGIFLMPKGAEGLLQFVHVHDLVDAFSRAATLAKVAGIYHIAEARSYSRGDIVTGLAHALGRRVRTVRVPHWLVRLAAGCSELGAAMMGRTTIFNRDKVQELLAPGWLCETAAARQDLCFEARIPLSEGLTRTAAWYREQGWL